In Paraconexibacter algicola, the following proteins share a genomic window:
- a CDS encoding potassium channel family protein, whose protein sequence is MFVLIVGAGRVGSAVARSMLASGHQVSVLDEDPLSHERLDAGLDTTWEEAGGRFTVGHGIEIEALVEAGIEQADVFIASTNGDNTNLLISQIAQKKFQVRSVIARVMDPARADWYQEQGLRTISPTKVAIEMFEQALSEV, encoded by the coding sequence ATGTTCGTCCTCATCGTCGGAGCCGGACGCGTCGGCTCCGCGGTCGCGCGCTCGATGCTCGCGTCCGGCCACCAGGTCTCGGTCCTCGACGAGGACCCGCTGTCCCACGAGCGCCTCGACGCGGGACTCGACACGACGTGGGAGGAGGCCGGCGGCCGCTTCACCGTCGGGCACGGCATCGAGATCGAGGCGCTGGTGGAGGCGGGGATCGAGCAGGCCGACGTGTTCATCGCCTCCACCAACGGCGACAACACGAACCTGCTGATCTCCCAGATCGCCCAGAAGAAGTTCCAGGTCCGCAGCGTCATCGCGCGCGTCATGGACCCCGCCCGCGCCGACTGGTACCAGGAGCAGGGGCTGCGCACGATCTCCCCGACGAAGGTGGCCATCGAGATGTTCGAGCAGGCGCTGAGCGAGGTCTGA
- a CDS encoding metallophosphoesterase produces the protein MSTLVISDLHLGSRLQRDVLRRPAVLEILLAQIERVDRLVLLGDVVEMLEGRPRQAMEEAQPVLEAIGNAVGRDRELLVVPGNHDHRLVRRWVRDQARHERPLELTAEIPGSSSPALSALVRALRPARPQVHYPAVWLADGVLAHHGHYVDRELMAPRPEPGSRPPYPQEADQRVEDYERGPGASFAAVQLALGSTLPRGVSAAIDRAAAAARTAGMAAAPALDAALPAPILAPFSAGLLGQQFRRAGLPAMATAAGRLGVDARTIVFGHLHRAGPLPDDDRAEWTPLAGGPRLLNTGCWVYEPMLLAGAKPGHPYWPGGAVRIDARGRARTVTLLDDLEPAQLLP, from the coding sequence GTGAGCACGCTCGTCATCTCCGATCTCCACCTGGGCTCGCGCCTGCAGCGCGACGTGCTGCGCCGTCCCGCGGTGCTGGAGATCCTCCTCGCGCAGATCGAGCGGGTCGACCGGCTCGTGCTGCTGGGCGACGTCGTCGAGATGCTCGAGGGGCGCCCACGCCAGGCGATGGAGGAGGCGCAGCCGGTCCTGGAGGCGATCGGCAACGCGGTCGGCCGCGACCGCGAGCTGCTCGTCGTGCCCGGCAACCACGACCACCGCCTCGTGCGCCGCTGGGTACGCGACCAGGCGCGGCACGAGCGCCCGCTCGAGCTGACCGCGGAGATCCCGGGGTCCTCCTCCCCCGCCCTGTCGGCGCTCGTGCGCGCCCTGCGCCCCGCCCGGCCGCAGGTCCACTACCCGGCGGTGTGGCTCGCCGACGGCGTGCTCGCCCACCACGGGCACTACGTGGACCGGGAGCTCATGGCGCCGCGCCCGGAACCCGGCAGCCGTCCGCCCTATCCGCAGGAGGCCGACCAGCGCGTCGAGGACTACGAGCGCGGCCCCGGGGCGTCGTTCGCCGCGGTGCAGCTCGCGCTCGGCTCGACGCTCCCGCGCGGGGTCAGCGCGGCGATCGACCGGGCCGCGGCGGCCGCCCGCACCGCCGGCATGGCGGCGGCTCCCGCGCTGGACGCCGCCCTGCCCGCGCCGATCCTCGCGCCGTTCAGCGCCGGGCTGCTCGGCCAGCAGTTCCGCCGCGCCGGGCTGCCCGCGATGGCCACCGCGGCCGGACGGCTGGGCGTGGACGCGCGCACGATCGTCTTCGGGCACCTGCACCGCGCCGGCCCGCTGCCGGACGACGACCGTGCCGAGTGGACGCCGCTGGCCGGCGGACCCCGACTGCTCAACACCGGCTGCTGGGTCTACGAGCCGATGCTGCTCGCCGGAGCGAAGCCGGGGCATCCGTACTGGCCCGGCGGCGCTGTGCGCATCGACGCGCGCGGGCGCGCTCGGACGGTCACGCTGCTCGACGACCTCGAGCCCGCACAGCTGCTGCCGTAG
- a CDS encoding carboxylate-amine ligase, whose protein sequence is MIDVAAAYEAYATSVDRTVGIEEEFAILDPTSLDLAPRYEELLAACQDDAPLAASVSGELISSEIEIRSGRGEDVHDALARQRDARRRLFALAGRHDALLAAQGTHPWADYREQPNIDTEHYRRVVDGLQYVARRNNTFSLHVHVGVHGADRAIRVCDRLRGVLPTLLAISANSPFLDARDSGLHSARTQAFTKTFPRCGIPDAYGSWQAYADYIDLLVRTSSIVEYTQIWWSVRPHFSFGTVEVRICDAQADAAEADALTELVVACVAQAARDEDEGRPAAGGPDLPARLVEENMWRAIRFGMDGRLLDLDRLVEEPAGAARDRLWEWTAPVRAEIGLTDLKLPARNGAQRQRALLAQGATMEEAFRASVQETQDTYANTPQEAPSA, encoded by the coding sequence GTGATCGACGTCGCCGCCGCCTACGAGGCGTACGCCACCTCGGTCGACCGCACGGTCGGCATCGAGGAGGAGTTCGCCATCCTGGACCCCACGAGCCTCGACCTGGCCCCGCGCTACGAGGAGCTCCTCGCCGCCTGCCAGGACGACGCGCCGCTGGCCGCGTCGGTCAGCGGCGAGCTGATCTCCAGCGAGATCGAGATCCGCTCGGGGCGTGGGGAGGACGTCCACGACGCGCTCGCGCGCCAGCGCGACGCGCGCCGGCGCCTGTTCGCCCTCGCGGGCCGCCACGACGCGCTGCTGGCCGCCCAGGGCACGCACCCGTGGGCGGACTACCGCGAGCAGCCGAACATCGACACCGAGCACTACCGCCGGGTCGTCGACGGCCTCCAGTACGTCGCCCGGCGCAACAACACGTTCTCGCTGCACGTGCACGTCGGCGTCCACGGCGCCGACCGCGCCATCCGCGTCTGCGACCGGCTGCGGGGCGTGCTCCCCACGCTGCTGGCGATCAGCGCCAACTCGCCGTTCCTCGACGCGCGCGACTCGGGCCTGCACTCGGCGCGCACCCAGGCGTTCACGAAGACGTTCCCGCGCTGCGGGATCCCGGACGCGTACGGCTCCTGGCAGGCGTACGCGGACTACATCGACCTGCTCGTGCGGACGAGCTCGATCGTCGAGTACACGCAGATCTGGTGGTCCGTGCGCCCGCACTTCAGCTTCGGCACCGTCGAGGTCCGCATCTGCGACGCGCAGGCGGACGCCGCCGAGGCGGACGCGCTGACCGAGCTCGTCGTCGCCTGCGTGGCCCAGGCCGCCCGCGACGAGGACGAGGGCCGGCCCGCCGCCGGGGGCCCCGACCTCCCGGCCCGGCTCGTCGAGGAGAACATGTGGCGGGCGATCCGCTTCGGCATGGACGGCCGGCTGCTGGACCTCGACCGGCTCGTCGAGGAGCCCGCGGGCGCCGCCCGCGACCGGCTGTGGGAGTGGACCGCCCCGGTCCGCGCCGAGATCGGCCTCACCGACCTGAAGCTCCCCGCGCGCAACGGCGCGCAGCGCCAGCGCGCCCTGCTGGCGCAGGGGGCCACGATGGAGGAGGCCTTCCGCGCCTCCGTGCAGGAGACGCAGGACACCTACGCCAACACGCCCCAGGAGGCACCGTCCGCATGA
- a CDS encoding helix-turn-helix domain-containing protein, with protein sequence MAQPKRAPGATRAAVAALLQEGHSLAEIARRLGVSKPTASYHARALGVPIDARANRRYDWAVVQAFYDAGNSISACQAQFGMARATFGAAVRRGQVVTRPQAMPLEQLLARPRNRQHVKQRLIQAGLKDDACEQCGIARWRGAPLAIELHHRNGDPADNRLENLQLLCPNCHSQTDTFAGRRRPPGAQAAA encoded by the coding sequence ATGGCGCAGCCGAAGCGAGCACCCGGAGCGACCCGTGCGGCGGTCGCCGCACTGCTGCAGGAGGGGCACTCGCTCGCCGAGATCGCCCGGCGCCTCGGCGTCAGCAAGCCGACCGCGTCGTACCATGCGCGCGCGCTCGGGGTCCCGATCGACGCCCGGGCCAACCGGCGCTACGACTGGGCGGTGGTCCAGGCGTTCTACGACGCCGGCAACTCGATCTCGGCGTGCCAGGCGCAGTTCGGCATGGCGCGGGCGACGTTCGGCGCGGCGGTGCGCCGTGGGCAGGTCGTCACCCGCCCGCAGGCGATGCCGCTCGAGCAGCTGCTCGCCCGCCCGCGCAACCGCCAGCACGTCAAGCAGCGGCTCATCCAGGCCGGCCTGAAGGACGATGCCTGCGAGCAGTGCGGGATCGCGCGCTGGCGCGGCGCGCCGCTGGCCATCGAGCTGCACCACCGCAACGGCGATCCGGCGGACAACCGGCTCGAGAACCTGCAGCTGCTGTGCCCCAACTGCCACAGCCAGACGGACACGTTCGCGGGGCGGCGGCGACCGCCCGGCGCTCAGGCGGCGGCCTGA
- a CDS encoding serine hydrolase domain-containing protein, with the protein MPVSGMLPAMRYGRGALGAAVAACLVTLAGPAAAQAARTCGPPGPTWPTASPAQAGLDQGDLDLALHAYQDRRSFAVRIYRHGCLVAQDTVLGSTVTQHESWEITSSVLALVALRQRAQGLLDLDDRVGALLSEADAAHGAITVRDLLQRTSGIRPTPDNAFRENVLLQALATPVTRLAGAAFGDAPAARDLLVAVLERAAGEDLQRYAARELFGPVGIARFSWLRDRRGQTRGSFGLRLTADDLARLAELARLGGRWGDRQLLPADDVAEMLSPQASRCHGFMTWVNAAPGCAGDDGRLLPGLPADLWSWRGRFDQRVVVFPALGLVVVRYGATGGDARSGSDPRAWERGVLERLIAAVRDTPVMRTPGADRLPPSTDTDWRDDAAAATAGPPSPPGPGPRRTRVPRVEPVRTTVGRSRLVSVRISCPAIGGVPCSGTVALDGARARPRAWSVPRGEHREVLLRLRRRPAGPLDVTFRVTALDDADGVRVAVPARLTR; encoded by the coding sequence ATGCCGGTTTCCGGCATGCTGCCCGCGATGCGCTACGGGAGAGGAGCCCTCGGCGCCGCGGTCGCGGCCTGCCTGGTCACGCTCGCGGGCCCGGCGGCCGCGCAGGCGGCACGGACCTGCGGCCCGCCCGGCCCGACCTGGCCGACGGCGTCCCCCGCGCAGGCCGGACTCGACCAGGGCGACCTGGACCTCGCGCTGCACGCCTACCAGGACCGTCGCTCGTTCGCCGTGCGGATCTACCGCCACGGCTGCCTCGTCGCCCAGGACACCGTGCTGGGCAGCACGGTCACGCAGCACGAGAGCTGGGAGATCACGTCGTCGGTCCTGGCGCTCGTGGCGCTGCGCCAGCGCGCGCAGGGCCTGCTCGACCTCGACGACCGCGTCGGGGCGCTCCTGTCCGAGGCGGACGCCGCGCACGGCGCGATCACCGTCCGCGACCTCCTGCAGCGGACCTCGGGCATCCGCCCGACCCCGGACAACGCGTTCCGCGAGAACGTGCTCCTGCAGGCCCTCGCGACGCCGGTGACCCGCCTGGCCGGCGCCGCCTTCGGGGACGCGCCCGCGGCGCGCGACCTGCTCGTCGCCGTGCTCGAGCGCGCGGCCGGCGAGGACCTGCAGCGCTACGCGGCGCGCGAGCTGTTCGGCCCCGTCGGCATCGCGCGGTTCAGCTGGCTGCGCGACCGGCGCGGCCAGACGCGCGGCAGCTTCGGCCTGCGGCTGACCGCCGACGACCTGGCGCGGCTCGCCGAGCTCGCGCGGCTCGGCGGCCGCTGGGGCGACCGGCAGCTGCTGCCCGCCGACGACGTGGCCGAGATGCTCTCGCCGCAGGCCAGCCGCTGCCACGGGTTCATGACCTGGGTGAACGCCGCCCCGGGCTGCGCCGGCGACGACGGGCGGCTGCTCCCCGGTCTCCCCGCGGACCTGTGGTCGTGGCGCGGGCGCTTCGACCAGCGCGTGGTCGTGTTCCCCGCGCTCGGACTCGTCGTCGTCCGCTACGGGGCCACCGGGGGTGACGCGCGGTCGGGCAGCGACCCGCGCGCCTGGGAGCGCGGGGTCCTCGAGCGGCTGATCGCCGCCGTCCGCGACACGCCCGTCATGCGCACCCCGGGCGCGGACCGGCTGCCGCCGTCGACCGACACGGACTGGCGCGACGACGCGGCCGCCGCGACGGCCGGGCCGCCGTCACCGCCCGGGCCCGGGCCGCGCCGCACGCGCGTGCCGCGGGTCGAGCCGGTCCGCACCACGGTCGGGCGGTCGCGCCTGGTCTCCGTGCGGATCAGCTGCCCGGCGATCGGCGGCGTGCCCTGCAGCGGCACGGTCGCGCTCGACGGCGCGCGTGCCCGGCCCCGCGCCTGGTCCGTGCCCCGCGGCGAGCACCGCGAGGTGCTGCTGCGGCTGCGCCGGCGGCCGGCCGGGCCGCTGGACGTGACCTTCCGCGTGACCGCCCTGGACGACGCGGACGGCGTCCGCGTCGCGGTGCCCGCGCGCCTCACCCGCTGA
- a CDS encoding amino acid permease — protein MSDEQTPQRLEVADTIMKRGLGSPAIFVVLYTSLASAIYFSLGVVADHALGLTPVVFLVAALLFALAAMTYVEGASLHQDKAGSTVFARYAFNELVSFVAGWAILLDYVILIAVTAFTATNYAAAFYAPLGRGGTEIVLAFAIIAYVAFRNIRGFTAKRVSRLSLLVVADLVLQALIIVVGLVTVFDADLLLDPIQLGTSPGWEDTLFALGVATVVFTGLESASGLAGEVGAGRRQLKRLLLSASGSILFLYVGIALVALTALPVVDGRTALGDTFVEAPMLGVVAALDQAWLSDGLKYVLAAAATVTLIAAANSAMLGLSRLAYNLSTNRQIPARIGRLHPTRSTPYVAITLGAVLAAVLVLPQDLDVLVGIYAFGALLGLTIAHVSIVALRVREPDLRRPYAVPLNVTVRGASLPVPAIVGAVLSFAAWVSVLLFHSGARWVGLGWMLTGLVLYVAYRRAEGKPIFKRVLVPASALRHVDAPSVEYGSILVPIFGTPLDDDIVQTAGRLAGNWHDDFDSEEGATIEALWVFEIPMALPLDARLPDHQLETARAALRRAKAVGEEYEGVEVATATIRARRAGTAIVDEARRRGVEAIVLAAEEPTRIRGGALLGGRGGPRDNFVGEVTKQVLAKAHCQVILTAPPADDPLMDPSPDR, from the coding sequence ATGAGCGACGAGCAGACCCCCCAGCGGCTCGAGGTCGCCGACACGATCATGAAGCGCGGGCTCGGCTCGCCCGCGATCTTCGTGGTCCTCTACACGTCGCTGGCCTCGGCGATCTACTTCTCGCTCGGGGTCGTCGCCGACCACGCGCTCGGCCTCACCCCGGTCGTCTTCCTCGTCGCCGCGCTGCTGTTCGCGCTCGCCGCGATGACGTACGTCGAGGGCGCCTCGCTGCACCAGGACAAGGCCGGCTCGACCGTGTTCGCGCGGTACGCGTTCAACGAGCTCGTGAGTTTCGTGGCGGGCTGGGCGATCCTCCTGGACTACGTGATCCTCATCGCGGTCACGGCGTTCACCGCGACGAACTACGCGGCGGCGTTCTACGCGCCGCTGGGCCGCGGCGGCACCGAGATCGTCCTGGCCTTCGCGATCATCGCCTACGTCGCGTTCCGCAACATCCGGGGCTTCACCGCCAAGCGGGTGTCGCGGCTGTCGCTGCTCGTGGTCGCCGACCTCGTGCTGCAGGCGCTGATCATCGTCGTCGGCCTCGTCACCGTCTTCGACGCCGACCTGCTGCTCGACCCGATCCAGCTCGGCACGAGCCCGGGGTGGGAGGACACGCTGTTCGCCCTGGGCGTCGCCACCGTCGTGTTCACGGGCCTGGAGTCCGCGTCGGGCCTGGCCGGCGAGGTCGGCGCCGGCCGCCGGCAGCTCAAGCGGCTGCTGCTCAGCGCGTCCGGGTCGATCCTCTTCCTGTACGTCGGCATCGCCCTCGTGGCGCTCACCGCGCTGCCGGTGGTGGACGGGCGCACCGCGCTCGGCGACACGTTCGTCGAGGCGCCGATGCTCGGGGTCGTCGCGGCGCTCGACCAGGCGTGGCTGTCCGACGGCCTGAAGTACGTGCTCGCCGCCGCGGCGACCGTCACGCTGATCGCCGCGGCCAACAGCGCGATGCTCGGCCTCTCGCGGCTCGCCTACAACCTCTCGACCAACCGCCAGATCCCGGCGCGGATCGGCCGGCTGCACCCGACCCGCTCGACCCCCTACGTGGCGATCACGCTCGGCGCGGTCCTCGCCGCCGTGCTCGTGCTGCCCCAGGACCTCGACGTGCTCGTCGGCATCTACGCCTTCGGCGCCCTGCTCGGCCTGACGATCGCGCACGTGTCGATCGTCGCCCTGCGCGTGCGCGAACCCGACCTGCGCCGCCCGTACGCCGTCCCGCTGAACGTGACGGTGCGCGGCGCGTCGCTGCCGGTGCCGGCGATCGTCGGTGCGGTCCTGTCGTTCGCCGCCTGGGTCAGCGTCCTGCTGTTCCACTCGGGCGCCCGTTGGGTCGGCCTGGGCTGGATGCTCACCGGGCTCGTCCTCTACGTCGCCTACCGGCGCGCGGAGGGCAAGCCGATCTTCAAGCGCGTGCTCGTCCCCGCGTCGGCGCTGCGGCACGTGGACGCGCCGTCGGTCGAGTACGGCTCGATCCTCGTGCCGATCTTCGGCACCCCGCTGGACGACGACATCGTGCAGACCGCGGGCCGGCTGGCCGGCAACTGGCACGACGACTTCGACAGCGAGGAGGGCGCGACGATCGAGGCGCTGTGGGTCTTCGAGATCCCGATGGCGCTGCCGCTCGACGCGCGGCTGCCCGACCACCAGCTCGAGACCGCGCGCGCCGCGCTGCGCCGCGCGAAGGCGGTGGGGGAGGAGTACGAGGGCGTCGAGGTCGCCACCGCGACGATCCGCGCGCGGCGCGCCGGCACGGCGATCGTCGACGAGGCCCGGCGGCGCGGCGTCGAGGCGATCGTCCTCGCCGCGGAGGAGCCGACCCGCATCCGCGGCGGCGCGCTGCTGGGCGGCCGCGGCGGCCCGCGCGACAACTTCGTCGGCGAGGTCACCAAGCAGGTGCTGGCCAAGGCGCACTGCCAGGTCATCCTCACCGCGCCCCCCGCCGACGACCCCCTCATGGACCCGTCCCCCGACCGATAG
- a CDS encoding redox-sensing transcriptional repressor Rex, whose protein sequence is MSTTEPTDAATPDGMTPERLTLGVAARLSRYLQVLTQAKKMGKETISSQELSDYTHVNSTQIRRDLSGFGKFGKRGVGYNVESLVSQIRGILRTAGQHNIALFGAGHLGRAIASSDIFADHGFRVVAIFDADPSKVGMEVGPQRVRHVDELRAVVEDEDVVVGVLAVPPAAAQALADDLVEAGVKIIFNYSETLLQVPPEVTVHTSSPAVDLLYALYFYLT, encoded by the coding sequence ATGAGCACGACGGAACCCACGGATGCGGCCACGCCGGACGGGATGACCCCCGAGCGCCTCACCCTCGGGGTGGCGGCGCGTCTCTCGCGCTACCTGCAGGTCCTCACGCAGGCGAAGAAGATGGGCAAGGAGACCATCTCCTCGCAGGAGCTGTCCGACTACACGCACGTCAACTCGACGCAGATCCGCCGCGACCTCAGCGGCTTCGGCAAGTTCGGCAAGCGCGGCGTCGGCTACAACGTCGAGTCGCTGGTCTCCCAGATCCGGGGCATCCTGCGCACCGCCGGCCAGCACAACATCGCGCTGTTCGGCGCCGGGCACCTCGGCCGCGCGATCGCCTCCTCGGACATCTTCGCCGACCACGGCTTCCGCGTCGTGGCGATCTTCGACGCCGACCCGTCGAAGGTCGGCATGGAGGTCGGCCCGCAGCGCGTGCGCCACGTCGACGAGCTGCGCGCCGTCGTGGAGGACGAGGACGTCGTCGTCGGCGTCCTCGCGGTGCCGCCCGCCGCCGCCCAGGCGCTCGCCGACGACCTCGTCGAGGCGGGCGTCAAGATCATCTTCAACTACTCCGAGACGCTGCTGCAGGTCCCGCCGGAGGTGACCGTCCACACCTCCAGCCCCGCGGTCGATCTCCTCTACGCGCTGTACTTCTACCTCACGTGA
- a CDS encoding glutaredoxin family protein has translation MITVHVREGCHLCDDALALLRPLAAEHGEPLEVVDIEADDDLHRRYLERIPVICLDGEELYDFFVDEADLRGRLRHRLEGR, from the coding sequence GTGATCACCGTCCACGTCCGCGAGGGCTGCCACCTGTGCGACGACGCGCTGGCGCTGCTGCGCCCCCTAGCCGCCGAGCACGGCGAGCCGCTGGAGGTCGTCGACATCGAGGCCGACGACGACCTGCACCGCCGCTACCTCGAGCGCATCCCGGTGATCTGCCTCGACGGCGAGGAGCTCTACGACTTCTTCGTCGACGAGGCGGACCTCCGCGGCAGGCTCCGTCATAGACTGGAGGGTCGATGA
- a CDS encoding universal stress protein has translation MAERRLHGLQRVLGTNALFSTAYGNVGSSIYYALGLVASYALGLTPVVFIITGFIFYLTAATYAEATAMYPEAGGSSSFARRAFNEFVSFFAAWAQMLNYVITIAISAFFVPHYLGSLFWEPLKTAPGDIVFAIGVILLLCFVNIRGAEESAGVNIGLAVVDFATQLLLVVVGLFLVFSPSTLVDNVSFGVAPEWKDFLVAIPVGMIAYTGIETISNMAEEAKDEATTIPAAIKRVVIAVFAIYALLPAVALSALPVYQQPDGEYVTKLGLSEEEGGFAGDPILGVVKQIDLGIFQGAGELYVGILAATILFIAANAGIIGVSRLVYSMGLHRQMPDRMRQLHPRFGTPWIGILVFGGIACLMLLPGQADFLGNMYAFGAMLSFTIAHIAVVRLRLTQPDVERPYRGPGNVTIRGRAYPLFALVGGLGTGLAFLTVALLHLDVAVAGVGWLALGIVVYIVYRRRQGLDLVTTTKVAVPKPVVDHEAEYESVLVALEWRSYSPGAIAMAQKVAARRRRGIHVVVTITVPTSEPIDAELPDHELAAWAIIEQAKLQAGRRVSGHVERVRAGQAGRRIVEAAKEMRAAAIVMPLPPRGVAGGTVFGKTLETVLGERPCRVIIQSDPGTPTPRTAPVGQA, from the coding sequence ATGGCAGAACGCCGCCTCCACGGACTCCAGAGGGTCCTCGGCACGAACGCCCTCTTCTCGACCGCCTACGGCAACGTGGGCTCGTCGATCTACTACGCGCTCGGGCTCGTCGCCAGCTACGCGCTCGGCCTCACGCCGGTGGTGTTCATCATCACCGGCTTCATCTTCTACCTGACGGCCGCCACGTACGCCGAGGCCACGGCGATGTACCCGGAGGCGGGCGGCTCCTCGAGCTTCGCGCGGCGCGCGTTCAACGAGTTCGTCTCGTTCTTCGCCGCCTGGGCGCAGATGCTCAACTACGTCATCACGATCGCCATCTCGGCGTTCTTCGTGCCGCACTACCTCGGGTCGCTGTTCTGGGAGCCGCTGAAGACCGCGCCGGGGGACATCGTCTTCGCGATCGGCGTGATCCTGCTGCTGTGCTTCGTGAACATCCGCGGGGCGGAGGAGTCCGCGGGCGTCAACATCGGCCTGGCGGTCGTGGACTTCGCGACGCAGCTGCTGCTCGTCGTCGTCGGGCTGTTCCTCGTGTTCAGCCCGTCGACGCTCGTCGACAACGTCTCGTTCGGCGTCGCGCCGGAGTGGAAGGACTTCCTCGTGGCGATCCCGGTCGGGATGATCGCCTACACGGGCATCGAGACGATCTCGAACATGGCCGAGGAGGCCAAGGACGAGGCGACGACGATCCCCGCGGCGATCAAGCGGGTCGTGATCGCCGTCTTCGCGATCTACGCGCTGCTGCCCGCGGTCGCGCTGAGCGCGCTGCCGGTCTACCAGCAGCCCGACGGCGAGTACGTCACGAAGCTCGGGCTCTCCGAGGAGGAGGGCGGCTTCGCGGGCGACCCGATACTCGGCGTCGTCAAGCAGATCGACCTCGGCATCTTCCAGGGCGCGGGCGAGCTGTACGTCGGCATCCTCGCGGCGACGATCCTGTTCATCGCCGCCAACGCGGGCATCATCGGCGTCAGCCGGCTCGTGTACTCGATGGGCCTGCACCGGCAGATGCCGGACCGGATGCGCCAGCTGCACCCGCGGTTCGGCACGCCGTGGATCGGGATCCTCGTCTTCGGCGGCATCGCCTGCCTGATGCTGCTGCCCGGCCAGGCGGACTTCCTCGGCAACATGTACGCGTTCGGGGCGATGCTGTCGTTCACGATCGCGCACATCGCGGTCGTGCGCCTGCGGCTCACCCAGCCCGATGTGGAGCGGCCCTACCGGGGGCCCGGCAACGTGACGATCCGCGGGCGCGCCTACCCGCTGTTCGCGCTCGTCGGCGGGCTCGGCACCGGCCTGGCGTTCCTGACCGTGGCGCTGCTGCACCTCGACGTCGCGGTCGCGGGCGTCGGCTGGCTGGCGCTCGGGATCGTCGTGTACATCGTCTACCGGCGCCGCCAGGGACTCGACCTCGTGACGACGACGAAGGTCGCGGTGCCCAAGCCCGTCGTCGACCACGAGGCGGAGTACGAGAGCGTGCTGGTCGCGCTGGAGTGGCGCAGCTACTCGCCGGGCGCGATCGCGATGGCGCAGAAGGTCGCGGCCCGCCGCCGGCGCGGCATCCACGTCGTCGTCACGATCACGGTGCCCACGAGCGAGCCGATCGACGCCGAGCTGCCCGACCACGAGCTCGCTGCCTGGGCGATCATCGAGCAGGCCAAGCTCCAGGCGGGCCGGCGCGTCAGCGGCCACGTCGAGCGCGTCCGCGCCGGGCAGGCGGGCCGCCGGATCGTCGAGGCCGCGAAGGAGATGCGCGCCGCCGCGATCGTCATGCCGCTGCCGCCCCGAGGCGTCGCCGGCGGCACCGTGTTCGGCAAGACGCTCGAGACCGTCCTGGGCGAGCGCCCGTGCCGCGTGATCATCCAGTCCGACCCCGGCACCCCGACCCCGCGAACCGCGCCTGTGGGACAGGCCTGA
- a CDS encoding potassium channel family protein yields MYVIIAGAGKVGWNLARELIGKGHEVTLLDNRRDRYLTIEQELEHAVQYGDATELWVLERAGIQRAELVIAVTGDDEDNMLICQVAKEKYLCDRVIARVNNPRNRQWFELLGVSPVVSATDLILRLIEHEVPSYGLVHLLDLRDEKLEIIEIEVEVGSPADGQAVSDISIPEGALIISVLRGGDGFVPKADTVIEGGDEVLLVLDPGLEERITQVFTTPPA; encoded by the coding sequence GTGTACGTGATCATCGCCGGAGCCGGCAAGGTCGGCTGGAACCTCGCCCGCGAGCTGATCGGCAAGGGCCACGAGGTCACCCTCCTGGACAACCGCCGCGACCGCTACCTCACGATCGAGCAGGAGCTCGAGCACGCCGTCCAGTACGGGGACGCCACCGAGCTGTGGGTGCTCGAGCGCGCGGGCATCCAGCGCGCCGAGCTCGTCATCGCCGTCACCGGCGACGACGAGGACAACATGCTGATCTGCCAGGTCGCGAAGGAGAAGTACCTCTGCGACCGCGTCATCGCGCGCGTCAACAACCCGCGCAACCGGCAGTGGTTCGAGCTCCTGGGCGTCAGCCCGGTCGTCAGCGCGACCGACCTGATCCTGCGCCTGATCGAGCACGAGGTCCCGTCCTACGGCCTCGTCCACCTGCTTGACCTGCGCGACGAGAAGCTCGAGATCATCGAGATCGAGGTCGAGGTGGGCTCGCCCGCCGACGGGCAGGCCGTCAGCGACATCAGCATCCCCGAGGGCGCGCTGATCATCTCCGTGCTGCGCGGCGGCGACGGCTTCGTGCCGAAGGCCGATACGGTCATCGAAGGCGGCGACGAGGTCCTCCTCGTGCTCGACCCGGGCCTCGAGGAGCGCATCACGCAGGTCTTCACCACGCCGCCCGCCTGA